The following DNA comes from Miscanthus floridulus cultivar M001 chromosome 5, ASM1932011v1, whole genome shotgun sequence.
GAGGAAACAGTCGTCCTACTGTTGGGCTCGAATCGAATCTGACGAGGTCGGAGTGGCGGCTACTGCCAGCGATGAGCCGACGAGCTTTGGTACTTTGCTCGAATCGAATCTGCCTAATGTCCTCATGGGCTCGTACTCGTAGTGGGCGGCTCGGATTGTCTGACTTACTCGGCCTGTTCggtggttggtttctgggctggtttgggctggctggtgctgatttattgtgagagaaaaatactgttggctggctgatttgggctggctgaaactaacaagcgaacaggctgactgaAGGTAAGTCACGGGTGACTTGCCCCCTGCCAGATGCCCTCCATTCCTCATCCAATGGCTGATAGAAGAGCACCTTTCTCACTTCTCAATTCGCAGCCCAAGTGCCCTTTGTGGCCCAAATAAGACCTAGGTCAGGTTGGAATGCCCTCTGCGGCCGCTGGAAAAGCACGCAAGGATACGCCACTTCAATTGTGTAGAACTGACGTTTCTCAAAGAAAAAAATGTAGATTTGACTATTCACTCTTCTCCCTATTTTAACTGTTGCGGAGCTTTCTCAGAAAATAGTGGAGACTAGAAAACATGATCCTTATCCACTGGTTTATTGAGAGGATTTCCTCATGAAGATTGTGAAAAAGAATTCACGCAACCGCATCGGCAATCGATTTATGAGCATTTGTCTTATTTGCTACGTGGAGAAAGAAGAAATGATGAAAATCACGAATGAGCCCATGATTCATCGCGTCATGAAAATGCAAGAACGCAGATTTGATGACAATTGAAGATAACATGATGTATTTTGCATATTTTAATAGTTTCAGCCATACTAATAATATTTATATTGCTAATTTGTTTATTACTTCTTTATAGTCGCACTCCACCTCTGTTAGGCTCTAGCTTCACCACTGTTAAGATCTTCTTTAAGTTGCTATCACATGAaggatattttatttttttgcaaaTTCATCTAGCATATTTTTTTTTAGGAATTACAAAGTACAACGTAGACGTCCACAACACGTACACAAACTCACCCCCTATGAACACACATACGCAAATCctatccctatgagcacctccgaatgaCTGACCtggcagatctcgagattcatgaAGTCACCCAGGCGCCTCGCTATCGACGAGGACGTCGCCCACCATTGAAAGCATAGTGCCGTTGAATCCTAAAATAAATCTCGGAAAATGCGAGCACCTGTTACAAGTCGAAGACTTGAACCCGGATGGGCAGATCCCACCACAAAGAACCTAACCAACTGGTCTATGATCAATTCGTAGTTCGTCTAGCACATGCTAACAGATTACTTTTGGTGAAAATTATTTTATTTTTAGCCCTAACAATTCTATGGCTAATTTTACACACACACGTATAGCGGTGCCTTTCGGTGGAGTTTATTTGGAGCATGGAAGTATGAAAATGCTTATTAAAATGCTCGTGTGTGCACAGTTCTCATGTGCTTATTCTACCGCCAGCATGTAAAATAGTGAGAGGGCGTGTGGGCACTGAGCATGTAATTCCGAGCTGGTCTGTAATTGGGCTAAAACAACAACTGGGCTTTCCTATTTGAAGTGAAAAAGCTGCTTCTTTTATTAGCCATTGGATGAGGAACGGAGGGCATCCAGCAGAGGGCAAATCACCCGTAACTTACCTTCAGTAAGTCAGAGAATCCGAGTTGCGTAGCGGGTGCTGCTCGTGCCAAAGTCCCGCATGACCGACGTGCAACTCTCGAACCGCTGGCACACAGCGTAGCTGCGAGCTTGCGACAGCCTAAGCGCAACTTGCCCCGGCGGCCGGCCTGCATGCCATGTTGAATCCTCTGTCTCGTTACTGCTCCCAACGCCCAGCAGCAAATGCATACGAGCAGATGATAAGGACCAATACGCAGCATGGAATCTCGTCAACGAACATTAATTCAGAATATCATGTAAGGGCAAACTTGACTTTTCAATTCACAGTCAAGGAACATTAGCTAAACTAAACATGGCATACAATTTTAGGGACGCAAAATTAAAGTTCATAGCACAGAAGAAAACGCTTAATTTTCAATTGCATATAGAACAATGGCTATAAGTTTTGATGGCGTAAAAAAGAAGCAGGCTTTGTGTTTTCTATGTAATTATATTTTTGTAGATTTTATCTAAGCCGCAAACCATGTGTGTCGCCGTAAACGTAAGCAAAAAATCGTTATCCCGgtacaacgcacgggcatatatctagtgATTATGTGATTTGCGATCCTACAAATATTGGACATTTAGACTTCCAATCTGATTTAGCACCACGATTTCAACAACGTTGGATTAAGAGAAGAAATAAAGATGACAAGAGGCAATCCCATCATACCATGCACAACAGATATATTGACCCCATGCAGACAAATCTATCAAGTTATTTTATTGATGACGACGACAGAGAGTGTTAGGTAGTGTTTGGTTAGTGGGTTGGGATGGGATGGGGGTGGAATGGTCCCCCTTTTAGGCTGTTTAGCTCAGGAGGAAGGCTGATATGGTTTGTAGGATGAGCTTCTTACTCCAGACGTGCACATCTGCCTCGCATGGGTATATTACCTTAGCAGAGATGGACGGACCCTCAATAATTCACTCTTCTATTGTTTAGATTAGATAGATAAGGTGCGAATTGCGTGCGTATATTGTTTTTGCGAAGCCACGTAGATCTAACATAGCATTCTCATCGCACCAGATCCATTCGTACAATATTTTACTTCCCGGCACGTGGCCTAGTTGTTGCATGATGATAAACACTTTTATACACATGGGATGGTTATAACTAGCTGTTGAGATCAATCACTGGAGCACACAACAACACACAGTTGCAGTTGCAGGGAATCAAACAAAAGCTCAGAGCCGCGAGGATGACGAAGCTCGCGCTCTCGGCCGCGGTGCTCCTGCTCTCATCTCTCTTGGCCGTCTCATCATCCGCGTCGTCGGTGGAAGACTTCGATCTCTTCCTCTTTGTTCAGCAGGTcggtttcttgttcttgcaagaCGCATATTGGTGATGCaatctgcatgcatgcatcgCATTCTCGGTTCAGGTGGCTAACGTTTTCCAAACTCCAAATACATGCATGCCGCAGTGGGCGGGCTCGCTCTGTGACTCGAAGAAGGGCTGCTGCTTCCAAAACCCCGAGAAACCGCCGGCGCCGGAGTTCGGCATCCACGGGCTATGGCCGCAATACGCCCAGTGCAGGCCCGCCGCCGGCGACGACGGCACGGCTGCGGCGGCCTTCAACATCCTCGGCAGCACGGGCACGGTGGGGAAGACGAAGAAGAAGTGCTGGCCGGAGAACTGCGACAAGAAGGACAAGCTGGACCTGCTGCAGATCAAGGACCTGCTGGCGGCGCTGGAGCGGGACTGGCCGACGCTGTCGTGCAAGAACGGCGCCACCAACATGGACTTCTGGGGCCACGAGTGGCAGAAGCACGGCACCTGCTCGGCCTTCGACCAGCACCGCTACTTCCAGAGGTCGCTGGAGCTCAAGGCCGCCCACAACCTGACGGCGGTCCTGGCCGAGGCCGGGATCGTGCCGTCCGACAGCGCCACCTACTTCCTCAGCGCCGTCAAGGACGCCATCCGCGGGGCCACGGGGTCCGACGCGATCGTGGAGTGCAACCGGAACACGGCCGGCGAGGCGCAGCTGTACCAGGTGTACCTGTGCGTCGCCCGCGACGGGAGCGGCCTCGTGGACTGCCCGGAGCCATTGCTGCGCAACTGCGCCGACAAGATCAAGTTTCCCACCTTCTGATTGCGTCTGTTCTTCAATGAATAAATTGCTTTAATTTGGCCCCTTTTTCTTGTGCTGTCTAGTAGGGCTTTCAAATTTTGCCCTATTCCACTCCTGGGCATATGGACAGTTCTTGAGTTTCCAAGAAGTTTGAACTTTTGGGCAGCAATTTTAAGGACACAAACGGTTATTACTCCGTCCATCAGTCAATCCAAATGGGCCTAAAAGTTTTTATcttaaattttcttgcaatataTATCAACTCATACAAAATGTGACATCATTCTAAATGTAAATTCAGTTTTACCTACTGATGATTGATTCAGATTTGGTACACCAAACTAGTACATAATTTAACTAATTAATATAACTGCTAGACGTTTTAAAATCGAAGTACATCTCACATTGATCAACAAAGGGACGGAATCacgtgaagcaaaaaaaaaaaaaaagataatccGATCAGTGTCCCCCTCTCAAGAGCCGGAATCAGCATGTTAATCACACACGACAAAccatgcatatgcaactaactcGGGGAGTAATTGTTAACTGCCTCATGTTCCACTTGGTGTCACTACAATACCACTCGCAAATCTCCATGTATCGTCCTTTAGCGTGGTTTGGCATACCTGCGAGCTGCGAGCAGGCGCCGCTAGCgatcaagaaaaagaaaatgaataaCAGTATGGCAACCACCACTACACTACTATACAATTCTACTATAATGTTTTTGTATGGCATCATGGCAACCACCgctacaaaaatgatttttgcAAGACTCGTATTTTAATTTCCGAATATAGGGTGGTGTGAGCTCCACCTATGTTGCTACACATGCCAAGCCTAAGGCCCATATCCCAAAAAATGATTTCGAAAAGTGGCACTACTAAGTTCTCTCAAAATAGATCTATTTTTTAATGTCAATAGATCTATTTCTAGAGATGGTCCTCTTAAGTCTTAATGGAGACATGTTGTCTCTGAAAACCATCATTTCTAGAGATGGCAACCATAAATGGCTCACCTCAGGAAAAAGAGGCTACTTTTAAAGACGAGCCACTTAAGTCGCCGCATCTAGAAATCATGTTTGATCATGTTTCGCACCTAACTAATGCTCTGCAGTAGAAAAATTCGATGAGAAGTACCAAAAGGTAGCTAAGGATCCTAGAAATAATGCAAGGTTCGCGTTAAGTACTAACACAATGAACCTTTTGGTGACAGATATAGGGGTGAATTTAGCGCTATTTGTAGGGTTTGCCTACCCGACAAAATATGTACATCCTCTAGTAAAACACGGTTAAGACAAGAAAATCCATATCATAGAATGAAGTTGACGCCGATGACCCTAATGATCTTCTCGGTTGGATTCATGCCTGGTGGCAAAAATAGCATGCACATGATGCGAGTGATCCGAACCATCTGCGACCTTGGCCACATTAGAAGCAGAATTCCGCAAATTCACTTCCAAAGGCAGCCCACACTAAGGCATGCGGCATCTGTAAATGAATTTTCTAGAGTTTTTAAGTGTCCCACCTATAAAAACAAAGAGGCGATGTGGGCCACCGTCTCCTAAAATGCCTTATTTCCAAAGACTATTTCATAGTTGCGTTGGTCTAGGCCGCCTCTAGAAAGCGGTTTCAGAAACCTCAATAAAGCCTTTTCTTAGTAGCAGTGGACGCTCCACGCACCCAATCATTTGTCCTTCTACATCTTATAATCAAAAGCTTGGTAGTTAAATCATTTCCATATAAGATAAAAAAATGAATTTCCAAACTTAAATCTTAGTATCATGCATATTAAAACACTCTAACCGAAATACAAAGAAGTAGAACATTCAAAACTACCACAAATCAAATATTCTGTAGCTAGAAATAAAGGAAAATAGTGTAATACCATATTCTAAAGTTTGCACATGTAACATTCCACACAAATCAATACCCATataaaaatatgattttttttataattatttGAAAACAAGATTGGTGTTGTGCAAATATATGTTAAATAGGCACCATCTAAGGTTAGGTCTAGGGAGTAGACGCTGCATGTATTCTAATACTATAATGACTACTTGAGTTATTTCTTAATGCCCCTTCACTGAATGTTAAACAACCAGAAAATAATTTTCTTATTTTCATAAAAAATCATATATGCTTATaggtaaatattaatattttttttcaaCAAGTCCATTCATTTACATCATGAAAAGTGCTATGTTAAATAGTATATATGACGGATATAAATAGGGTGGTTGCTCATGGAGCGAACCTGGAACTATCCACCAACCCATGCAAGGATGGAAGGGGCACCGTTCATGGAATTCTTCCCGTCCGAACACTCGGACGGGAACCTTCCGCCGATGATTCCCGCGCGATGGTTCTGCGGACAGGAGCGACCGCAGCCGGTTTTCCCGTGTGATGGTTCTGAGGATGGAGCCGCCAGCCCACATGCACGCGCGATTGGTTTTGATTTCCCCAGGTAAGTACGTACGGagtatgtttttttttattttattttatttttattttattttccttttgttttcttttctctttttcttttcgtgtttcattttttatttatatttctttttttattttatgtgatttttttatttttcttctcatttttcatttttatgtttctttttttttattttcttgtttcttttattttatttccttttcttattattttttattttgtttcttcaatttatttttttatatttatatttgttTGTTTCATGTGATTTTTCATTATCATATTCATTTTTATAGTATTATTGCTTTtactataattaattattttgtttattttattttattttatctctttctttttccttttttttcttttgtctttatgttttctatagattttttatttttctattttacattacttaattattttttcatgttttttattttctatattccaTGAGATGTTATGTTCATATAGTATATATGtcatgttctatgatgtttttttcgATGTTCACGTGATACATAATGtcatgttctatagtgttttttgtAATGTTCATGTTGTATAAATGCGATGTTCTATGATTCTTTTTATGTTTACGTGTTATTCATGTAATGTTCTATGAATGTTTCTGTGATTGTATATATGTATTTTGTAATATTCATGTAGTATATAATGATGCTCTATggtgtattttgtgatgttcacacaatatacatgtgatgttcttcGATGTATTCTGTGATGTTCACGtcgtatatatatatggtgttttgtgatatattttgtgatgttcacgtattatacatgtgatgttctatgatgtatattatgatgttcatgtagtatacatgtgatgttctatcatGTTTTCTATGATGTTCACttggtatacatgtgatgttctgtaACATATTtatgtgatgttcacgtaatatacATGTGGTGTTCATATAGTATATATacgatgttctatgatatattcaatgatgttcatgtagtatacatgtaATATTCTGTGTTGTTTTATGATATTCATGTAGCATACATATAATGGTCCATAATGTTATTGAGATGTTCGCgtggtatatatgtgatgttctgtAACATATTTTGCGATGTTCCATGATGTATTTTTTTGTGAtgttttatgatttattttttatGATGTATAATTTataatagtattaatattttatAACTTAAACAAAACATCTACGTGATGAGGTTGTTAAGAATTATTATCTTAATATTTTTGGTCTTGTATTCAGCTTCTCATGCACACTAACTATTTTTGTTTCTGTTTTCTAATCTAATATAATTTTTTTAGGACAACTGTACTATAACCGTGTGTTTTGTGAGCTGTTGGCACATGATTTTTTGGCCGTTGGATGGGCATCGTGCGTGCCTGCTGTTTTGTTTGCGTTGTTTTCGTCCTGCGCATAAGAGTACTCTTGCTatttatgtatttgatgaatataatagaaaagaaaagaagctaGCAGCTTCTATGCAGTACAGTGCCATGCAGGGACGGAGCTCAGTAGAGGTGAAACTGGGCTCCGGCCCCTGCTTGCCTTCGCAAAATCATGAAGGACTAGTAGTAGCATGCTGATGAAGACTAAAGCAGGTAAAGCCTAGTAGTATCTGGGAAGGGGCAGCAAAGAGCCAGAGACGTAGGAGTAGGCAATCTGTAGTGTTTAGCATTGAATTAACCCCCCTTAATATTGGGTCACCCTCCGCCACTGGTGCCATGCATGCGCATGTTCACATGAGCTAGAAGAAGCAAGCTAGCTGCTAGCAAGTAGTCGCAAGattcaagcaagaacaagatcgAGTGCATGTATCTGTACGTGTCCGTACATCTGTGGTtcacgtgtgtgtatatatatatatataaatatatatatatatatatatatatatataataacttATTCTTCGTATATATAACACTCTCTCTCTGCGGCGGTTTCCGTATCCGGATGAGCATGCATGGCAGGCATACCTGGgcatcgggccggcccggcccggcacggcacggTCACGGGTCGGCGATGGCTATCGGGCCAAGGAGGCACGCCGTGCCCTACGGGCCGTGCCTCATCGGCCTgcgggcctggccttcggcccaggcacgggccTGTGGGCCATTTTTTGTGCCGTGCTGGCCCGTGAGGCACGACAAAAATAGCAGGCCGTGCCAGCACACAGCCCGTTAAATCTAAAACACCTCCAAATAAACATCTCAATCCATTTAAATATCAAAAAGAGctgttttgtgcaatgctgcctcattaaaaacctaccTAGGTAAAACTcatccttgtgagaaaccctaggcaggaaaaaagagtgcagccagctcCAAATGTCTTAATCTTACATAGTTATTACAGACCATTGTTCAAATGTTCAAATAAAAACTAAGCAAGTGAGTGAGGGACACATCCACTCTCAACTCACACAAAAGTACTCCAACACTCCCAGCCAACCAATGCCACTCTCAGCCACCAGATGCATCATCTTCACCTTCTGGTTCATCCAGGAACAGATTCTCGAATGCATCTTCAATTTCCTTGGTATCAGCAGCTTTATGTTGTTCCCTCTTCTCTCCTAGCTCCCAGTCCTTCAACAAGGTCAGCATCTCAACATGTTCTGGTTTCAAGCTCCGGCGTCGTTCTTCTAGGATCCTCCCTGCTAAGCTAAAACAAGACTCTGAAGAACAAGTGGAAATAGGAACTGACATGATATCTCTGGACATAATAGCCAGGATGggataggttagtttgtggtccTTCCACCACAGAAGAATGTCAAAACCATCCTCATAAGCAGTTATGCAGTCGCTGTCCAAATAGCTTGAAAGTTCAGAAGCAGTAGagtgagaagaagaacaagcagtgccACTGGAAGGACCAGGCAGACCTGATCCTCCAAAAATTACCCCCAAGCCTGTTTTCTCTTACCAGTGGGTGGGGTAGGACCAGCAaccctttgtgacctggttgcaccaaactttctcaaatatttCTCAAATATTTTATGCAACTCAGTTTTCAAATCAGCATAGTAAGTAGTGTAATCAGTACCAGTATATTCAGTAAGCAAATGGAGGACCCTTTGCATACCTCTGAGCTTAGCTCTAgggtcaagaatgaatgcaaatgagtATAAGAGAGGAATGTCCTTCCAATACTTAAGAAATTTATGCTGCATAGGGTACACAAAGGGTCTAAGATTAACATCCctttcacatgcatgcaaatggGTTGCAATCTCCAGAACATGGTGCAGCACAAGAGGACTggtaggataataaacaccagacagtGTAACAGTAGAGTCATAAAATACTTCCAGGAACTCCAATATTTTCCTAGCCACGTGCCAATGGGCGGGAGACAGCAGTGTAAAAccataatttgaatttatgaacacaGAAAATACTTCACTATAAGGAACCAAGTATTTTAGCATGAGAtaagtagcattccatctaacatccatgtctAAGCCAAATTTTCTAGGTCTCATACCTTTAGCTTCACAGTAGTTTCtaaacatagcaattctttgattagaggagttcaaaaaattaattgcagttctaaaatcctCTATATAAGGTTTGATTCTTTTTAGTCTAGATTTGACTATCAGATTAATAATGTGACAAGCACAGCGTTGATGCACAAGACTGTAACCAGGTGCAGGATCATCAGGTGCAGGATCACAACCAAGATAACCAGCAAACATGGGTGTCAAagtttccatagccttagcattagaagatgCATTATCTAAAGTGACAGAAAAgattttatcaaccaagtcatactcctcaacaacagatgcaatggaagcagaaatgttttcaccagaatgcTTAACTTGAATCAACCTAAGACCAACAATCTTCTTTTGCAATTCCCAATcagcattcacat
Coding sequences within:
- the LOC136451722 gene encoding ribonuclease 1-like, with amino-acid sequence MTKLALSAAVLLLSSLLAVSSSASSVEDFDLFLFVQQWAGSLCDSKKGCCFQNPEKPPAPEFGIHGLWPQYAQCRPAAGDDGTAAAAFNILGSTGTVGKTKKKCWPENCDKKDKLDLLQIKDLLAALERDWPTLSCKNGATNMDFWGHEWQKHGTCSAFDQHRYFQRSLELKAAHNLTAVLAEAGIVPSDSATYFLSAVKDAIRGATGSDAIVECNRNTAGEAQLYQVYLCVARDGSGLVDCPEPLLRNCADKIKFPTF